The following proteins come from a genomic window of Mycolicibacterium rufum:
- a CDS encoding thioesterase II family protein has product MTEPQRSPWIRNFLPAPGARIRLVCFPHAGGSASYYFPLSRALSPEFDVYALQYPGRQDRYKEPFVETIDALADQIHAELAAVPAGPVAFFGHSMGAVLAFEVARRMETQTGLTPVTIFASGSRAPSRYGDERDHKDDRELVDVMRQLGGTDPRVLENREMLETFLPAFRNDYRALQAYHRDTDVGISAPIVVMAATDDPKTSVADASAWHEHTSGGGAVHTFTGGHFYLEKQPQGVIEVIARTLRGLPD; this is encoded by the coding sequence ATGACCGAGCCGCAACGCAGCCCCTGGATTCGCAATTTCCTTCCCGCACCGGGCGCCCGCATCCGTCTGGTGTGCTTCCCGCACGCCGGCGGCTCGGCGAGCTACTACTTCCCGCTGTCGCGGGCGCTCTCACCGGAGTTCGACGTCTACGCGCTGCAGTACCCGGGCAGGCAGGACCGCTACAAGGAACCGTTCGTCGAGACCATCGACGCCCTCGCCGACCAAATTCACGCCGAACTGGCCGCCGTCCCGGCCGGGCCGGTCGCGTTCTTCGGCCACAGCATGGGTGCGGTGCTGGCCTTCGAGGTCGCCCGCCGGATGGAGACGCAGACGGGCCTTACACCGGTGACCATCTTCGCCTCCGGGTCGCGGGCCCCCAGCCGCTACGGCGACGAGCGCGACCACAAGGACGACCGCGAACTCGTCGACGTGATGCGCCAACTCGGCGGCACCGATCCGCGGGTGCTGGAGAACCGGGAGATGCTCGAGACGTTCCTGCCCGCGTTCCGCAACGACTACCGGGCGCTACAGGCCTACCACCGGGACACCGACGTCGGCATCAGCGCGCCGATCGTCGTGATGGCCGCGACCGACGACCCGAAGACCAGCGTCGCCGACGCGTCCGCGTGGCACGAGCACACCTCCGGCGGGGGCGCCGTGCACACCTTCACCGGCGGCCACTTCTACCTGGAGAAGCAGCCGCAGGGCGTCATCGAGGTGATCGCGCGGACGCTGCGGGGGCTACCGGACTGA